In Solanum stenotomum isolate F172 chromosome 6, ASM1918654v1, whole genome shotgun sequence, one DNA window encodes the following:
- the LOC125868098 gene encoding uncharacterized protein LOC125868098 isoform X2 — MVIGSNVFLASTMLYGLVKSGWWSILMVMATMMWWILASSGIRELLMKNVLLYMYCNDFNGGKLTLEEIGGKFADEFVYLPLDDEKNHAIV, encoded by the exons ATGGTGATTGGTTCTAACGTCTTTTTAGCCAGTACTATGCTGTATGGTCTAGTCAAGTCTGGTTGGTGGAGCATTCTGATG GTAATGGCTACTATGATGTGGTGGATACTGGCATCTTCTGGGATTAGAGAGTTACTTATGAAGAATGTGCTTCTGTATATGTACTGCAACGACTTTAATGGCGGAAAATTGACCTTGGAGGAAATCGGAGGCAAGTTTGCAGACGAGTTTGTATATTTGCCCTTAGACGATGAGAAGAATCATGCCATTGtgtaa
- the LOC125869339 gene encoding uncharacterized protein LOC125869339: protein MLKASSLKVSSKLFNSHTKIQSFYPEQDLKGQKVAIIGLGKSGSAATKLALARGASVIAIDQNENSGSTFNINNSFLDLKNADLKTFFGNFDDKILKEADIVIVSPGIPLEKYGIQSMICSGKEVLSELDFAAQVIPSCTKVLAVTGTNGKSTVTTFAGQILNHLGFETFVGGNLGVPLSEAGFHSSNRRPLEVAVVEVSSYQLEIPPKYFCPSVAVILNLTPDHLERHQVMKNYATIKCRIFSHMRGNKIGILPLGNPYLDEAVMDHADGVSLAWIGGSPGVNVDVEAKIAELKLPTLGCVSQLQLSELKAVGKHNYTNAAVAALSVLGLDIEIKAEAFSSTISKLTTLPHRMQVVHVDDDGIVYVDDSKATNVEATYFGLIGFELKSVVLLGGVAKEVKMKGSNGFEQLVEPLRHHRGVITFGFSGKMIQKTLCANGLTIPCLNAEILKDAVSLARSIAQRGDAIVLSPGCASFDEFRNFEHRGRIFQEFAISSE from the coding sequence ATGCTTAAAGCTTCAAGCTTGAAAGTGAGCTCAAAGCTCTTTAACTCACATACAAAAATTCAATCCTTCTACCCTGAACAAGACCTCAAGGGTCAAAAAGTTGCTATAATTGGCCTTGGAAAATCAGGCTCAGCTGCTACAAAACTTGCTCTTGCTAGAGGTGCTTCAGTTATAGCCATTGATCAAAATGAGAATTCAGGATCAACATTTAACATAAATAATAGTTTCTTAGATCTGAAAAATGCTGATTTGAAGacattttttggtaattttgatgaTAAGATTCTGAAAGAGGCGGATATAGTTATCGTTTCTCCTGGAATTCCACTGGAAAAGTATGGAATTCAATCAATGATATGTTCGGGGAAGGAAGTACTCTCAGAGTTAGATTTTGCTGCGCAAGTTATTCCGAGTTGTACTAAGGTTTTAGCTGTTACAGGAACTAATGGGAAGTCTACTGTTACCACATTTGCAGGACAGATACTTAATCATTTGGGTTTCGAGACGTTTGTTGGTGGTAACCTTGGAGTTCCACTCTCAGAAGCTGGTTTTCATTCGTCTAACCGGAGACCTTTAGAGGTGGCTGTGGTGGAGGTGAGTAGTTATCAGCTGGAAATCCCACCGAAATACTTTTGTCCTTCGGTTGCTGTGATCCTAAATCTTACTCCTGATCATCTTGAACGACACCAAGTGATGAAGAACTATGCTACAATCAAGTGTCGTATCTTTTCTCACATGAGAGGGAATAAAATTGGTATTCTTCCACTTGGAAATCCATATCTTGATGAAGCAGTTATGGATCACGCGGATGGTGTTAGTCTTGCTTGGATTGGAGGTTCCCCTGGTGTGAACGTTGATGTGGAGGCGAAGATTGCTGAGTTAAAGCTTCCTACATTAGGCTGTGTTTCACAATTACAATTGAGTGAGCTGAAGGCAGTTGGGAAGCACAATTACACCAATGCTGCAGTGGCTGCATTATCAGTTCTTGGGTTGGATATTGAGATCAAAGCTGAAGCTTTTAGTTCAACAATTTCCAAATTGACAACTCTGCCTCATCGAATGCAAGTTGTTCATGTAGACGATGATGGAATAGTTTACGTTGATGACAGCAAGGCAACAAATGTTGAAGCAACATATTTTGGTTTGATTGGTTTTGAGCTGAAGTCAGTGGTTCTACTTGGTGGTGTTGCAAAGGAGGTAAAGATGAAAGGTTCTAATGGATTTGAGCAGCTGGTTGAACCTCTTCGACACCATCGGGGAGTTATCACTTTTGGATTTTCAGGAAAGATGATACAGAAGACACTCTGTGCTAATGGTCTGACTATTCCTTGTTTGAATGCTGAAATTCTTAAGGATGCTGTGAGTTTGGCAAGGAGTATAGCACAACGTGGCGATGCCATTGTACTGAGTCCTGGTTGTGCTAGTTTTGACGAGTTCAGAAATTTCGAGCACAGAGGAAGGATCTTTCAAGAGTTTGCTATCTCTTCAGAGTGA